A genome region from Natronosalvus rutilus includes the following:
- a CDS encoding heme o synthase: MSSPPFPRPIETRSRFAGLLAATAVGVYLLVIVGATTSLTNAVTACTSWPVCAPPTDPLSQTELAIAWGHRIAAVLVGLLLIGTTLVAAIGDATRRVRYALYAAVALYPVQVAVGAATATMGPQALIPGLHLTIGVAIFAFVVLALAWDLEVTTGSSDDRMEPPEPIDTSDASPRQLPDGGFARARLTAYAYFKMMKPRLMWLLCLVAAAGMALAAGPDLEAPTIVATLGGGVLAIGASGTFNHVLERDIDKQMSRTADRPLATDLVPVRNALLFGLFLTAASMTVFLSINALAAALGLVAILFYSVVYTLLLKPNTVQNTVIGGVAGALPALIGWAAVTNEIGVPALALAGLIFLWTPAHFYNLALAYQDDYARGGFPMMPVVRGETVTRKHILYYIGATLVGAVALVWLTDLGALYSVTVVCFGGLFLWFAVDLHFEQTERAAFRAFHASNAFLGAVLVAILVDALVVIA; this comes from the coding sequence GTGTCATCGCCGCCGTTCCCTCGTCCGATCGAGACGCGCTCGCGGTTTGCCGGATTGCTGGCAGCGACCGCCGTCGGCGTCTACCTCCTGGTGATCGTCGGCGCGACCACGTCGCTGACGAACGCCGTCACCGCGTGCACGTCCTGGCCGGTATGTGCTCCACCCACGGACCCGCTGAGCCAGACCGAACTCGCGATCGCGTGGGGCCACCGCATCGCCGCCGTCCTCGTCGGCCTCCTCCTGATCGGTACGACCCTCGTGGCCGCAATCGGCGACGCCACCCGGCGCGTCCGTTACGCCCTGTACGCCGCCGTCGCCCTGTACCCGGTTCAGGTCGCCGTCGGCGCCGCCACGGCGACGATGGGACCACAGGCGCTGATCCCCGGATTGCACCTCACCATCGGCGTCGCTATCTTCGCGTTCGTCGTCCTCGCCCTCGCGTGGGACCTTGAGGTCACCACCGGCTCGAGCGACGACCGAATGGAGCCGCCGGAACCGATCGACACCAGTGACGCCTCGCCCCGACAGCTTCCCGACGGTGGATTCGCCAGAGCCCGGCTCACCGCCTACGCCTATTTCAAGATGATGAAGCCGCGGCTCATGTGGCTGCTCTGTCTGGTTGCCGCTGCCGGCATGGCGCTGGCCGCTGGGCCGGACCTCGAGGCCCCGACCATCGTCGCGACCCTCGGCGGTGGCGTCCTCGCCATCGGCGCCTCGGGAACGTTCAACCACGTCCTCGAGCGCGACATCGACAAGCAGATGTCCAGGACGGCCGACCGCCCGCTGGCGACCGACCTGGTTCCGGTTCGGAACGCCCTGCTGTTCGGGCTGTTCCTCACAGCTGCGTCGATGACGGTCTTCCTGTCGATCAACGCGCTGGCAGCCGCCCTCGGCCTCGTGGCCATCCTCTTTTACAGCGTCGTCTACACGCTATTGCTCAAACCGAACACCGTCCAGAACACGGTCATCGGCGGAGTCGCCGGCGCACTCCCGGCGCTCATCGGCTGGGCCGCCGTCACGAACGAAATCGGCGTCCCCGCCCTGGCACTGGCGGGCCTGATCTTCCTCTGGACGCCCGCGCACTTCTACAACCTCGCGCTGGCCTACCAGGACGACTACGCCCGCGGCGGCTTCCCGATGATGCCCGTCGTCCGGGGCGAAACCGTCACGCGAAAGCATATCCTCTACTACATCGGAGCGACGCTCGTCGGCGCGGTCGCACTCGTCTGGCTCACGGATCTCGGTGCGCTCTACTCCGTCACCGTCGTGTGCTTCGGCGGTCTCTTCCTCTGGTTCGCCGTCGACCTCCATTTCGAGCAGACCGAACGGGCCGCGTTCCGCGCGTTCCACGCCTCGAACGCGTTCCTCGGGGCCGTCCTCGTGGCGATTCTGGTCGACGCGCTCGTCGTCATCGCGTAA